In Crinalium epipsammum PCC 9333, the genomic window CGCCGATACATTTCACACAAGTGGGAAATTATATCTATTAAGGTGATGCGATAGTCTAACAAAATTTCTTCGCTGCGTCCTTCAATTTTTAGTTGCTGTGAAAATTGTTCCATTAATTCCATGTGGATTTCTACAATTTGGGAAACTGAAAGGTCTGCAAAAAAACCCAGGTTGACAAAATCATCAATTTCCTGATTTAATTTAGGGTCATTATCGAAATAAGTTAAAATAATTTCGCAGTATTTTGATTTGAGGTTGTCTAAAAACAGTGTTTTTTCATTGGGGGATAGATTACGAAAGAAATTTTGAGGACTTCTTTTGTAGTAAACTGCGAGGTATCCAAGTCGCTCTTTAAGTTTTTCAGCTAATCGCCGTCGTTGCTGGATGTCAAAATCAAGATGATCTGGGGTTTCCCGTTTAGGGCTAAATTTAGCACTATCAAGTGAATAATTATTGGGACTCGGTTTCAGAAATTCCGCGATCGCCTGATCGATTAACAGTGTCATCTGATTAAGTTTAGTCGCAGGTAGTACAACTTCTGCTGGGTGGTAAAAGTAGTTGCCTATAGT contains:
- a CDS encoding circadian clock protein KaiA gives rise to the protein MSAQLSVCIFSRSEFLTQSCEQILSKDRYDLTEINSTTEFLGFVEQQKHQLDCLLLEADQELLPSLKQLYAQRMLLPAVIIQQDVKITGNLQTPVTVTNNSSVDEKLMTIGNYFYHPAEVVLPATKLNQMTLLIDQAIAEFLKPSPNNYSLDSAKFSPKRETPDHLDFDIQQRRRLAEKLKERLGYLAVYYKRSPQNFFRNLSPNEKTLFLDNLKSKYCEIILTYFDNDPKLNQEIDDFVNLGFFADLSVSQIVEIHMELMEQFSQQLKIEGRSEEILLDYRITLIDIISHLCEMYRRSLPKEL